One region of Tistrella mobilis genomic DNA includes:
- a CDS encoding hydantoinase/oxoprolinase family protein, with the protein MSKDFVIGVDVGGTFTDVFFLNEAEGTAQVSKVPTSRPDQSTGFLDGISTRVPDKARIATVVHGTTAGTNALLERKGARIGVITTRGFRDVLEMRRRDRPKTWGLWGAFEPVVPRDLRREVPERVLADGTLREAVDLAAVEAEARALIEAGCAAIAILFVNAYANPANERAAVAAVRALWPNDHVTCSTEILPEIREFERFSTTALNAYLQPEVGGYLKRLEDALVADGFGGEFLIVQSNGGVMSVDTARRLPVRTALSGPAAGVIAAGYIAGQAGFPNVITGDIGGTSFDVSLIADGRTVLSPQTSIDYGMVVRTPMIEITTIGAGGGSIAWVDKGGMLNIGPESAGSTPGPVCYGNGGDRPTVTDANVVLGRINADRPIGGKLARLDRAAALAAIEAQVATPLGLEPMAAAEAIIRVANSRMAGAIRLVSIERGYDPKRFALMPFGGGGSLHVGALMKDVGLGQALVPRYPGVTSALGCVIADMRHDYVQTINAVLDAVDPAMLAAAMREHAAGGLKLLAAAGVTLEAKTVRFEFDMAYLGQTHTVPVPFEIAVDAAGNPAAFGTADIAAAFEDAYRGVYGRLLEGGTMRVLNLRTAVIGTRPKFDLGVLAPTTTGGIDQARTGTRPVYVDGAWHDAAIYARLDLPVDSVVEGPAMLEQPDTTIFVEPDLYATVDRFGNLVIARKSDREGA; encoded by the coding sequence ACGTCTTCTTCCTGAACGAGGCCGAGGGCACCGCCCAGGTCTCGAAGGTGCCGACCTCGCGCCCCGATCAGTCGACGGGTTTCCTGGACGGCATTTCGACCCGGGTGCCCGACAAGGCGCGGATCGCCACCGTCGTTCACGGCACCACCGCCGGCACCAATGCGCTGCTGGAGCGCAAGGGCGCCCGGATCGGCGTGATCACCACGCGCGGCTTCCGCGACGTGCTGGAGATGCGCCGCCGCGACCGGCCCAAAACCTGGGGCCTGTGGGGCGCGTTCGAGCCGGTGGTCCCGCGCGATCTGCGCCGCGAGGTGCCCGAGCGCGTGCTGGCCGACGGCACGCTGCGCGAGGCGGTGGACCTGGCCGCGGTGGAGGCCGAGGCCCGCGCGTTGATCGAGGCGGGCTGTGCCGCCATCGCCATCCTGTTCGTCAACGCCTATGCCAACCCGGCCAATGAGCGGGCGGCGGTGGCGGCGGTGCGCGCGCTCTGGCCCAACGACCATGTCACCTGCTCGACCGAGATCCTGCCCGAGATCCGCGAATTCGAGCGCTTCTCCACCACCGCGCTCAACGCCTATCTTCAGCCCGAGGTCGGCGGCTATCTGAAGCGGCTGGAAGACGCGCTGGTCGCCGACGGCTTCGGCGGCGAATTCCTGATCGTGCAGTCGAATGGCGGCGTGATGTCGGTGGACACCGCCCGCCGGCTGCCGGTGCGGACCGCGCTGTCGGGCCCGGCGGCGGGCGTGATCGCGGCCGGCTATATCGCCGGACAGGCCGGATTCCCGAACGTCATCACCGGCGATATCGGCGGCACCAGTTTCGACGTGTCGCTGATCGCCGACGGCCGCACGGTGCTGTCGCCCCAGACCTCGATCGATTATGGCATGGTCGTGCGCACGCCGATGATCGAGATCACCACCATCGGTGCCGGCGGCGGATCGATCGCCTGGGTCGACAAGGGCGGCATGCTGAATATCGGCCCGGAAAGCGCCGGATCGACCCCGGGCCCGGTCTGCTATGGCAATGGCGGCGACCGGCCGACGGTGACCGATGCCAATGTCGTGCTGGGCCGGATCAATGCCGACCGGCCGATCGGCGGCAAGCTTGCCCGGCTGGACCGCGCCGCGGCGCTGGCGGCGATCGAGGCGCAGGTGGCGACACCGCTGGGGCTGGAGCCGATGGCGGCGGCGGAAGCCATCATCCGGGTTGCGAATTCGCGCATGGCCGGCGCCATCCGCCTGGTGTCGATCGAGCGCGGCTATGATCCGAAGCGCTTTGCGCTGATGCCCTTCGGCGGCGGCGGCTCGCTGCATGTCGGCGCGCTGATGAAGGATGTCGGGCTGGGCCAGGCCCTGGTGCCACGCTATCCGGGGGTCACCTCGGCGCTGGGCTGTGTGATCGCCGACATGCGTCACGATTATGTCCAGACGATCAATGCCGTGCTGGATGCGGTGGACCCGGCCATGCTGGCGGCGGCGATGCGCGAGCATGCGGCCGGCGGGTTGAAGCTGCTGGCCGCGGCGGGCGTGACGCTTGAGGCCAAGACCGTGCGCTTCGAATTCGACATGGCCTATCTGGGCCAGACCCATACCGTGCCGGTGCCGTTCGAGATTGCGGTGGATGCGGCGGGCAATCCGGCCGCTTTCGGCACGGCCGACATCGCGGCGGCCTTCGAGGATGCCTATCGCGGCGTCTATGGCCGGCTGCTGGAGGGTGGCACCATGCGGGTGCTGAACCTGCGCACCGCCGTGATCGGCACCCGGCCCAAATTCGATCTGGGCGTGCTGGCCCCCACCACCACCGGCGGGATCGATCAGGCCCGCACCGGCACGCGCCCGGTCTATGTCGACGGCGCCTGGCATGATGCCGCCATCTATGCCCGGCTGGACCTGCCGGTCGACAGCGTGGTGGAGGGGCCGGCGATGCTGGAGCAGCCCGACACCACCATCTTCGTCGAACCCGACCTTTATGCCACCGTCGACCGGTTCGGCAACCTGGTCATCGCCCGCAAGAGCGACCGCGAGGGAGCCTGA